In the genome of Candidatus Electrothrix rattekaaiensis, the window TGAAATCCGAAAGGTCTTCAGTTCCCCAAAGAGGGTGTCACCTAGCTCTGTCATTTGTTGCAAGGAACGATAAATAGCCTTTGATGTAGCCAACGTGGTCAGCTTGAGGACAGTGGCATCGTACATATTGTTTGTACAGGCCTGAGAGAGGAGGAGCAGGCCTCCGGGTTTGAGCATGCTCGCCATTTTTTGCAGTGCTGCTTCCCCGTCAGAAAAATACGGGAAAGAGTGGCTGCACACAATGACATCAAATGAGGCCTGATCAGGTATGACTTCCTTTACAGCACTTTGGAAAAAGGATGCTTGGGGAAATTTTTCCACAGCCTGTTCCAGCATGGCCCCAGAGGGATCAATACCAAGGTATTGAAATTGTTCCTTCCCTAAGGCCTTGACCAGATCTCCGAATAATTGGCCAGTGCCGCAGCCCATGTCGAGGATCTCCAATGGGGGCGGTTCATCAGTGGGCTTGGCTTCATCTTTAATATCCATGATTTTTTCACAGATTTTTTTACAGACTAAGGCACGGGTGGGCTGAAGTGAAATCCTTTGCAGCCAAAGTCGATCATAATATTTTGCCCAATAATCCCAAATATCTTGTCGAGTCATGATGTTTTTAAAAATTTTAAGAGCGGGAATTAAATAACTGTTGCATTTTGAAAAACGTCGAGGAGCCAGTTATCAGGTTACTCGGAAGACCTCTTCCAGGGTGGTGACACCGTTCAATACCTTTTGCAGGCCGTCCAGACGCAGCGTCAGCATAGGATTTTCAGCATCAGCAATTGCCTCGCGTTTGATCTGGCCAGCATCTGAGGTGGTGAGGATGATACTTTTAATATGTTCGGAAAGCACCATGAGTTCGTAAATACCAACTCGACCTTGGTATCCGGTGTGGAGGCATTCCTCACAGCCCCTACCGAGATAAAGATCAGCATCATGGAATTCAAGAGGCAGATCAAGCTGTTCTAGATACTCTGGAGCCGGTTTATAGGCTTCTCGGCAATGCGAACAGATTTTACGGACCAGCCGCTGGGCCATAATGGCATTCACCGAGGAAGAAACCAAAAAGGGCTCAACACCCATATCAATCAGGCGGGTGACGGCACTGGCTGCATCGTTGGTATGCAGGGTTGAAAAAACAAGATGGCCGGTTAGGGCTGCCTGGATAGCCATCACTGCGGTTTCTATATCCCTGATCTCACCGACGAGAATGATATCAGGATCCTGACGAACAATGGTGCGCAGACCGTTGGCAAAGGTCAGATCAATTTTTGCATTAACCTGCACCTGACTGATCCCGTTGATCTGGTACTCAATGGGGTCTTCAACGGTAATGATATTAACATCGGGCTGGTTGAGTACAGAGAGCGCAGAGTAAAGACTGGTTGTTTTTCCGCTTCCAGTGGGGCCTGTCACAAGGATAATACCGTGGGGTGCCTTGATCAGCTGCATCAGAAGCTTCAGATCACGCGGTGACATACCAAGCTGCTTCAGGGACAGCAGGACATTGGATTTATCCAGCAGACGCATAACCACCCGTTCGCCAAAGGCCGTGGGCAGGGAGGATACACGCAGATCAATATTTTTATCCGCAATGCGGATTTCAATACGCCCGTCCTGGGGGAGACGCTTTTCAGCAATATCCATTTTTGCCATGATCTTGATTCGGGAGATCAATTTTGCCTGAACATGCTTTTGTGGGGCCAGCATATCATAAAGGATACCGTCAACACGTTTGCGGATTTTTACTTGATCTTTATACGGTTCAACGTGGATGTCACTGGCACCGTCCCGCACGGCCTGGGACAAAATCAGGTTGACCAGCTTAATGACCGGAGCATCACTGGTATCATCCAGCAGATCCGCTGTTTCTTCAATTTCTGAAAGAAGTGCCTCTGGATCATCTTCATCAATATCCTGAAGTACTTGATCCGCCGCCCCCTGACTAGATCGGTCATAGCTCGCATTGACTGCGGCTATAATTTCTTCTTCCGGCACCAAAATGGTATCGATTCCATCCCAGTTGAGGACGCGCTGAAGGTCATCCAGCTGTTGATAATAAGAAGGGTCTGCAAGAGCGATAAAGGCTTCATGTGGAGTAGCTACGGGCATCATTTTGAATTTTTTCAAAAAGCCTATGGAAACTTTTCCTGTAAAAAATGGGTCTAAGTCTGTAGGAAGCGAATCTCGCAATTCAAGGCCGGAATGAAGACTGAGTGCGTGTAGAAGTTCAAGTTCAGTGAGTTTTTTCTCCTGAACCAGGATTTTACCCAGCAATCCCCCTCTTTCTCTTTGTATTTCAAGGGCATAGTTAATATCTTCCTCCGCAATGTTGGAGGATTCCAAAAGAATTTGACCGAGAGGCTTCATGAGGACCGCCTATTTTTTTGATGCATGAGATGCATTCCGCTGGATTTTTCTCAGATTTTCACGGGCCGTATTGAGCAGAGCTTGATCCTCGGGCGTTTGGTTCGCCTCAGCCGAGTCCTGACGGCTATCAGCAAGGTCAAGCACCTGCTGATAGATTTCCTCAGCCTTTTTGAATTGCTTTTCATGCTCAGCGATTATACCCATATTGATCAGAGCGTAGGGGTTCTCCGGCTGAATCTTCAAGGCTTGGAGGAAGTATCCCTTTGCCTCTGTATATTTTTTCTGCTGGAGTTTGGCAAACCCCAAGTCAATAAAGGCGAAAACATGCTCTTGATTCGGTGTTACCTGAAGGACCTGTTCGGGAATATCTCCAGCACCTTCCAAAGCGTTCTCCATAATATCTTGTTTATGTTGGTAAATATTGGCGAGCTCTGGAGAGCTTTCCACAATGCGGGGCATGATAAAAATAAACATGTTGGTTTTGTTATCTCGGTCTTCATGGGTCTTAAATAACCAGCCCAGGACCGGGATATCACCAAGCAAGGGTACTTTGTAATCGCCTGAAGTGATATCTTGACCGATCATGCCTCCGATAACCACGATTTCTTCATTATGGACCACGACCGTGGTGTCAGCAGATCGTTTATAGGTGGTTGGGGTGGCCCCACCAGCTTCACTCTTTAATCGGGTTACCTCGACGCCAATTTCAAGGCGGAGTAGGTTGGCCTGATTAATCTGCGGGGTGATTTTCAGCGTCGTTCCGACATCTTTATATTCGTAGTTGGTGTAGTCCTGCGTGCTGCCGGTTTCCGAGGTGTTTTTACTGGTAATATAGGGAACATTCTGTCCAACCGTGATAGAGGCTTCTTTATTATCCGTGGTTAATACCTGCGGCGTTGCAATAATATTAATATCAGAATCGGTTTTAAAGGCGTTCACCACTGCTCCGATATCCGGGAAATACACCCCGCCTATTTCAACACCTTTTTTTAATATACCCAGGGTTGC includes:
- a CDS encoding class I SAM-dependent methyltransferase, with product MTRQDIWDYWAKYYDRLWLQRISLQPTRALVCKKICEKIMDIKDEAKPTDEPPPLEILDMGCGTGQLFGDLVKALGKEQFQYLGIDPSGAMLEQAVEKFPQASFFQSAVKEVIPDQASFDVIVCSHSFPYFSDGEAALQKMASMLKPGGLLLLSQACTNNMYDATVLKLTTLATSKAIYRSLQQMTELGDTLFGELKTFRISKKFFVPSLYLFQWVK
- the gspE gene encoding type II secretion system ATPase GspE → MKPLGQILLESSNIAEEDINYALEIQRERGGLLGKILVQEKKLTELELLHALSLHSGLELRDSLPTDLDPFFTGKVSIGFLKKFKMMPVATPHEAFIALADPSYYQQLDDLQRVLNWDGIDTILVPEEEIIAAVNASYDRSSQGAADQVLQDIDEDDPEALLSEIEETADLLDDTSDAPVIKLVNLILSQAVRDGASDIHVEPYKDQVKIRKRVDGILYDMLAPQKHVQAKLISRIKIMAKMDIAEKRLPQDGRIEIRIADKNIDLRVSSLPTAFGERVVMRLLDKSNVLLSLKQLGMSPRDLKLLMQLIKAPHGIILVTGPTGSGKTTSLYSALSVLNQPDVNIITVEDPIEYQINGISQVQVNAKIDLTFANGLRTIVRQDPDIILVGEIRDIETAVMAIQAALTGHLVFSTLHTNDAASAVTRLIDMGVEPFLVSSSVNAIMAQRLVRKICSHCREAYKPAPEYLEQLDLPLEFHDADLYLGRGCEECLHTGYQGRVGIYELMVLSEHIKSIILTTSDAGQIKREAIADAENPMLTLRLDGLQKVLNGVTTLEEVFRVT